One genomic window of Dunckerocampus dactyliophorus isolate RoL2022-P2 chromosome 7, RoL_Ddac_1.1, whole genome shotgun sequence includes the following:
- the LOC129185141 gene encoding cellular retinoic acid-binding protein 2-like → MERKIPDFSGTWEMKSSENFEELLKVLGVNVMLRKIAVKAASKPLVEITQDGETLSIKTSTTVRTTHITFTVGQEFNESTVDGRPCTSFPRWETDSKISCEQTLQKGEGPKTSWTREITNDGKLILTMGADDVVCTRVYERQ, encoded by the exons ATGGAGCGCAAAATTCCGGACTTCTCCGGCACTTGGGAGATGAAGAGCTCTGAGAACTTCGAGGAGCTTTTAAAAGTGCTGG GCGTAAACGTGATGCTGCGCAAGATTGCGGTGAAGGCGGCCTCCAAACCGCTGGTGGAGATCACGCAGGACGGAGAGACGCTGTCTATTAAGACCTCCACCACCGTCCGGACCACCCACATAACTTTCACCGTGGGACAGGAATTCAACGAATCCACAGTGGACGGACGTCCCTGCACG AGTTTTCCACGTTGGGAGACGGACAGCAAGATCAGCTGCGAGCAGACCCTGCAGAAAGGGGAGGGGCCGAAAACCTCCTGGACCCGGGAGATAACCAATGATGGCAAGCTGATCCTG ACCATGGGAGCAGACGACGTGGTCTGCACAAGAGTCTACGAGCGGCAATGA